GCCGCCAAGGCCGGTCGCGCGGGGGCCGTGCTCCTGGTGGAGGGTCCACGCGCGGTCGCGAACCGGGACCTCATCGCAGAGCTCGGCTTGAGGAACCGGCTGCCCGTGATGGGCCATTTCAGACCTATCGTCCAGGCGGGAGGGCTGATGTCATACGGGGTCGACCTGAACGATCTGTTCCGCCGCGCCGCCGGCTACGTGGACAAGATCCTCAAGGGAGCGAAGCCCGCCGACCTGCCCGTCGAGCAGCCCACCAAGTTCGAGCTCGTCGTCAATCTGAAGACGGCAAAGGCTCTCCGCATCACGCTCCCGCCATCCGTGCTCTCGCGGGCGGACGAGATCA
This DNA window, taken from Candidatus Methylomirabilota bacterium, encodes the following:
- a CDS encoding ABC transporter substrate binding protein; translation: AAKAGRAGAVLLVEGPRAVANRDLIAELGLRNRLPVMGHFRPIVQAGGLMSYGVDLNDLFRRAAGYVDKILKGAKPADLPVEQPTKFELVVNLKTAKALRITLPPSVLSRADEIIE